From Sporosarcina sp. Marseille-Q4943, the proteins below share one genomic window:
- a CDS encoding GlsB/YeaQ/YmgE family stress response membrane protein gives MSFIWFLIIGGIIGWLAGLILGKDIPGGIIGNIIAGIVGAWIGGMLLGSWGPKVSDFYILPALLGAIILVFIVSLIMKSMRRAT, from the coding sequence CTAATTATCGGAGGAATTATCGGTTGGCTCGCAGGCCTTATTCTAGGAAAAGACATTCCAGGCGGAATCATCGGTAATATCATTGCAGGTATTGTCGGTGCGTGGATCGGTGGAATGTTGCTCGGATCATGGGGTCCTAAAGTTTCAGACTTCTATATCCTTCCTGCATTGCTCGGCGCGATTATCCTAGTGTTTATTGTGAGCTTGATTATGAAGTCGATGCGTAGAGCTACTTAA
- a CDS encoding lytic transglycosylase domain-containing protein, which produces MKKKKKGLSIKTKLFMIVLLIPVAVTTFTLSAIIWTGIQNPELIKKSASTLLEFQDRHTALVIPEKYIPVYKAAAEEYNIPWTLLAAHHRIETRFSTMDPLLSPAGAEGHMQFMPCTFVGWGYPGCEGLGKGNIPDKDKTDPAVIQKYGGYGVDANGDGVADPFDIEDAVYSAAHYLSKSGAADGEIEKAIFHYNHSDKYVEDVLWFFNEFENQRLENE; this is translated from the coding sequence GTGAAGAAGAAAAAAAAGGGATTATCGATCAAAACGAAACTATTCATGATCGTTTTGCTGATCCCCGTTGCTGTAACCACCTTCACCTTATCGGCAATCATTTGGACAGGCATCCAAAATCCCGAACTCATTAAGAAATCCGCAAGCACTTTGCTAGAGTTTCAGGATAGGCACACAGCATTGGTCATTCCTGAAAAGTATATTCCGGTCTACAAAGCGGCTGCAGAGGAGTACAATATACCTTGGACTCTTCTCGCCGCCCACCATCGGATTGAAACCCGTTTTTCAACGATGGATCCATTGTTGTCTCCTGCAGGTGCGGAAGGGCATATGCAGTTCATGCCATGCACATTCGTTGGTTGGGGATATCCGGGCTGTGAAGGGCTCGGAAAAGGGAATATACCGGATAAGGACAAGACTGATCCCGCCGTCATTCAAAAGTATGGAGGGTATGGGGTCGATGCTAACGGTGATGGAGTCGCCGATCCGTTTGATATAGAAGATGCTGTATACAGCGCCGCGCACTATTTGTCCAAAAGTGGGGCGGCCGACGGGGAGATTGAAAAAGCGATATTCCATTACAACCATAGCGACAAATATGTCGAAGATGTCTTATGGTTTTTCAATGAATTTGAAAACCAAAGACTCGAAAACGAATAA
- a CDS encoding SCO family protein: MRKKIFLSSVMILMLLLSACSMGGFKADHKYKIDPFEFTNQHHEQVSLDELKGTVWIAQFVFTNCETVCLPMMANMADLQKMLHDEGVEDYKIVSFSVDPKNDTPEALQEYLDTFDPVDQSKWEMLTGYSQEAIENLAISSFKTFVSKTPGVDQVTHGVAFSLVNKDGVSVKTYNGAEDVPFEEIVSDMKALIKEEPKS; this comes from the coding sequence ATGCGTAAAAAAATATTTTTATCATCCGTCATGATACTTATGCTATTATTGAGCGCATGTTCAATGGGCGGATTCAAAGCGGATCATAAGTATAAGATTGACCCGTTCGAGTTCACGAATCAGCATCATGAGCAAGTATCACTAGACGAATTGAAGGGGACTGTCTGGATTGCCCAGTTCGTCTTCACAAATTGTGAAACCGTTTGTCTACCGATGATGGCAAATATGGCAGATCTTCAGAAGATGCTGCATGACGAAGGCGTCGAAGATTATAAAATTGTCTCATTTAGCGTAGATCCTAAAAATGACACACCCGAAGCTTTGCAAGAATACTTGGATACATTTGATCCTGTCGACCAAAGCAAATGGGAAATGTTGACGGGGTATAGCCAAGAAGCGATTGAGAATTTAGCAATCAGCTCTTTCAAGACATTTGTCAGCAAAACGCCAGGGGTGGACCAAGTCACCCACGGAGTTGCATTCAGCTTGGTCAATAAAGACGGAGTGTCCGTAAAGACGTATAATGGTGCGGAAGACGTACCATTCGAGGAAATTGTAAGTGATATGAAAGCGCTCATTAAAGAAGAGCCTAAATCGTAA
- a CDS encoding YvrJ family protein, translated as MEQWLDFIQQIGFPIFVSFYLLHRLETKLEAIHKALVSLNVK; from the coding sequence ATGGAACAATGGCTGGATTTCATACAGCAGATCGGTTTTCCGATCTTTGTATCATTCTACCTGTTGCACCGGCTTGAGACGAAACTGGAAGCGATTCACAAAGCGCTCGTTTCATTAAATGTGAAATGA
- a CDS encoding DUF2922 domain-containing protein codes for MAKTLQLSFTTAEGKQTSLTVDEPKDGLTPAEVEAAMQQIINSGVFEVDGSPLESIKSARIVERIVTELVKA; via the coding sequence ATGGCGAAGACATTACAATTGAGCTTCACGACAGCTGAAGGGAAGCAGACGTCGCTTACTGTGGACGAACCGAAGGACGGGTTGACGCCGGCAGAGGTGGAAGCTGCCATGCAGCAAATCATCAATTCAGGCGTGTTTGAAGTGGATGGCTCCCCGCTTGAATCGATCAAAAGCGCTCGTATCGTAGAGCGGATTGTCACGGAACTTGTAAAGGCATAA
- a CDS encoding DUF1659 domain-containing protein yields the protein MATIEFRHAVGKVYFDGGMTGDGKMIRKSKTYRNLAAGATAENLYDALSQLAQLSAYPFIGAEKVETADIMN from the coding sequence ATGGCGACAATCGAATTCAGACATGCAGTTGGAAAAGTGTATTTCGACGGTGGTATGACAGGTGATGGGAAAATGATCCGCAAGTCAAAAACCTATCGTAATCTGGCAGCAGGTGCAACTGCGGAAAATCTGTATGATGCTCTTTCACAATTGGCACAGCTCTCCGCATATCCATTTATCGGGGCGGAGAAAGTGGAAACAGCAGACATTATGAACTAA
- a CDS encoding DUF2621 domain-containing protein, producing MQDLFIWFIIFWCVVLIGLFGIGGFFMFRKFLKVFPKADGKSTLDWEEHYVNESLHLWNEEAKSLLNELVSPVPELFRDVAKQKIAAKIGQIALEDRAKTIGFDHIIRGYIVATPKRDHKFLRRKLDSMEIDLTPYEHLF from the coding sequence TTGCAAGACTTGTTTATATGGTTCATCATTTTTTGGTGTGTCGTCCTGATCGGGCTTTTCGGAATCGGGGGCTTCTTCATGTTCCGCAAATTCCTGAAAGTGTTTCCGAAGGCAGACGGCAAATCGACGCTTGACTGGGAAGAACATTATGTGAATGAATCCCTTCATCTCTGGAATGAGGAAGCGAAAAGTTTATTGAATGAACTCGTCAGCCCCGTTCCGGAATTATTCCGTGACGTCGCGAAACAGAAAATCGCCGCTAAAATCGGTCAGATTGCGTTGGAGGACCGTGCTAAGACAATTGGCTTTGATCATATTATCCGCGGTTATATCGTCGCCACCCCAAAACGCGATCATAAATTTCTACGAAGGAAACTGGATTCCATGGAAATCGACCTCACTCCTTACGAGCATTTATTTTAA